The Anoplopoma fimbria isolate UVic2021 breed Golden Eagle Sablefish chromosome 10, Afim_UVic_2022, whole genome shotgun sequence sequence TCTCCCTTCACACATGTGTGCAGTTTACAGtcatttttgaaataatgagttcttgatttaaaaaaaaaaaaaaaagcagcttctcATTCCTTTATGATCTCGTTTGTCGACTGAAATGAAACCTGTTGCTTCTGTCAAAGCTGAAAgctaatattattgttatttaatatatCCAtcattggggggggggttgtctcTGTCGgacttgttttaaaacaaacatcctGAAAAAAGGGTCTTAAATGTGCACATCGTGGTTTAGCACAATGGTCTGTTGTAGAAGCTGCTGTTATCCAGTAATGGAATACTAttagaatattaatattttcaataCAATGCAAGAGTTATGCATTGTCATGGTGAAATATTACTCCAATTTCAATATTATTGTAATCCTGGAGAATATAATGCCACCattatatttggaaaaaaaaagggattgcAATGCAATATCTGCAGAAATAACTACATTATAGGGAAATACGTACCTCTGACACAGATTCATATGTAAGcacaacacaatacacacacgAGCACACACCTGTTCACACACTTGCTTTTCATCTACCAAAATGCACCCAACCTGCACACACTTGTCgcttgtcacacacacacacacacacacacacacacacacacacacacacacacacacacacacacacacacacacacacacacacacacacacacacacacacacacacacacacacacacctatgtaAGCTGACCCAGTTGCCATGGCGACAGAGAGTGGGGTCTGTTGCTGGCTTGCCGTTCCCCATGACACACCTTTATTTTCACTGATACAGACGGAGAGATGGGAGGCGATGGAGGAGTTGAAGAGCGGCTCATTGAGAGATGATGAGGGGTGAAGAGGTAAGCAgtttgaaaaaagaataaaagtataaagtaacagGTAAGAAGATGaaatatgtaaagaaaatgGAATAAGATATGATGGAGCAGTAAACTATGAGGGTTGCTCATGAAACAGAATGTAATCAGGACACTCATAGTGGTGGAGAAAGTTTTTAGGTCTCATAATAAAGTCACAGTTAAGTCATATAATAGTTCCTAAAAGTACCACCTGACATGCAAATATTAGTGATGTTGGGAGTTTTGaaagtttttaattatttgtaaatTCCAGTTTTCATGACCCCCACATGTCACATGTCGCATATGTCAGTGATATTTTAAATGGTTCTTTAAGGACTTATTTTTCCTTCTCAGattgtttcttttataaaaaataaataagcaaagaAGAAACAAGCAAAGGTTAGAGTAAAGTCAGCAGATGGAAATGTCAACTGACTTTGTCTTGAACGCAGCATGACtctaaaataaagcaaataaggGTATTCACCAAATTGTATAACTCTCCCTGTAAGTTTCTTTTTCGTAAGTTTTGTGACAAACCACTCCCAAATAAAAGATATTTCAACCCTGTATATAACTTATGAGAGGTAataagggttaaaaaaaaagaataaatctattctaaattaaaacacattgtcATTTCTCCCCATCAGACTTCTTGCCTACAACACTTCTGTGGCCGGCCAAAGCTGGAAGCCAGTTTCTATTCctgtagatataaatgtattacGGCAGACAGAAGGTGATGTATGTTTCAAAAGCCCTAAAATAACTGCCGGGGTAAATTTAGGACGCAGCTCGCCTCCGGCAACGTGGAATAGAAGATGTGGATGAGAGCTATGGGCTCCTGGGATGAGCTGCTGGTCTGCGTTTACTATGACAACGATAACAGGTGGTggtcatttgtgttttgtttgtgtgagagagagagaatgagagagagaatgagagagagaatgagagagagagagggaggcgtAGGTGACAGGGGTTTTCACTTCAAAGGCAGCCAAGAGCACAGTGCAGATTAAAGCACACCAGGAATCAAAGAGCCTCAGGTGGTCTGCAACACACAGGTGTCccccgtatgtgtgtgtgtgtgtgtgtgtgtgtgtgtgtgtgtgtgtgtgtgtgtgtgtgtgtgtgtgtgtgtgtgtgtgtgtgtgtgtgtgtgtgtgtgtgtgtgtgtgtgtttgtgagagagagccCATCTATTTTtacctctcatctctctcccaACACCTCTCTTTGGTTCGTCTGTTCGGTTCAGGACTTTCGACACGGAGGTCGGAGGTCGGAGGTCGGAGCTCACAGACCAGAGccgctctctgtgtgtgctcCATCCTCGCAGACGTACAGAACAACATTTGAATTGACTCTCACCGTGTGCAGTGTGTCCTGCGatgcacatgaaaaaaaaagcactgctTCAACTTGTGATGGTGTTAGTGCAACTACGACTGCTGCTGCAGACctctacttaagtaaaagaaccaatacaacaactttaaaaactCCTGAAGTGAAAGTCCTGCAGATGTATTATCAGCAAAAGCACTCATTACACATATTGACCTACTTCACAGTGATACATTAGTATGCAATTCATAGCAATTGGAGTTTTATTACTGAGACATGTACCTTTTTAGTCCCAGGCCAAAACCGTGTTTTTTGTAGTAGTATTTCCACAAACCAGTACTCAGAATAAGTGTTATTTGATTATTCATTCATGTataggtaaacacacacaaatattggTTTACTGCAACATCATAATTAATAGATAACAACATGTACTTGCAACACAGAGAACATTATATACAGAActtacaatatatatttgtatttattttattttcaagttaAGATCATTTCACGTGTTTTGGTCAGATTTAATAAAGATGCTAGACGGATCGATTTAGTTTGACAATCATTTTTACAAGCTTCACTGTGATAACTTCAGTTCATCTCCTTTGACAAAACAAACGGCAAACATTGCAGAAAGGGTTAGTCTCAACCAAAATGATCCAGAAGAACtatcatttatttcaaaatgccCTCCTCCATGCACATAGAAGCCCCGCTATGCAGAGCCATGTATGATTTATTTCCAAGAGGAAAATtgagggaaaaagagaagagaacacTGGCCGAAAAAAGggagtgaagagagagaaaatgtgtctgagaggaggagaaaaacaggaaggaaaTGTGTCCTTAAACAGCACTTatttgaaatacatattttttctgatTTCACTCCTGACAGAGCTGACGCACATCCTGCTCtcatacatgcatgtgtgttttcacaaCAAGGGAGGGAAACCTCtgactgatggatggatggatggatggatggatggatggatggatggatggatggatggatggatggatggatggatggatggatggatggatggatggatggatggatggatggatggatggatggatggatggatggatggatggatggatggatgggatggatggatgggatggGTGGGGGATggtgggatggatggatggatggatggatggatggatggatggatggatggatgatggatggatggatggatggatggatggatggatggtggatggatggatggatggatggatggatggatggatggatgggtgggtggatggatggatggatggatggatccgTGGATAATGACAGAAGAAAGGAAGCCACTTTAGACTGTTGACATTTACTTTGTGTTTCACCTCGTAAGTGAAGTGTGCAGAAGCAGCGtcggggggagggagagaaatagGGCGAACAAGAACAAGTGAGCACACTCGtatgcaatcacacacacacaaacacacacaaacacacttcatgAAGTGCTTCCCATGCATGCAGACAGCCATTAGAGCCCCCCGGAAAGAAGCCCAGCGTGGGCCACAGGGCCACGGCTCTCCACACCACCCACTCAGCCCTCCACCGCGGGGAGAAGGGTGTGTGAACTCCATCTACCGCTCCGACTGCTGGAGCAGCATCCTCTTATTCTGTCTCCTGGCGCTCACACTGTGCACGGAGAGGAGGACACATCAGCTTTACACACtgtttcccccctctctccactGTGTTGGCagtctgccacacacacacacacacacacacacacacacacacacacacacacacacactgatgaaatACACAAGCTGACAAGTGTCTGCATCGGCACAGGTTGCCACGGCAACGCGGTCAGCAGCGTTCTTGCTCTTTGGCTTCGCCGAGCATGACAGCAAGGCCAGTCAGTATTTGAAGTACACCTCTCTctgcacacgcacgcacacgcacacacacacacacacacacacacacacacacacacacacacacacacacacacacacacacacacacacacacacacacacacctgtgcacACAGCAGGAACATTCATTCCACACAGATCCAAGGACGTATGAGCTGTAGGCTTCTCGTAGCTGCATCCTCTtgtaaccatgttttttttttttattatttgttaccTCTCTGTTGGTCTGAGAAGTGAATCTGTGGCTGTGCATTTTAGCAAACGTGATAAAAGAGCAGCAGTGCCAAGATTAATAGGTACTGCCATCTACAGCACAAACGCTGCAAAggcatcaacaacaacaacaacaacaacgacaacgaCCTGATACAGCATATGAACAAAAGCatgctttttagtttttctgtaTCCGCTGCGAGGGTCCAAAGAAAAAGGGTGCTGTATGCTGGACAGATTGCAAAACCtgctgaggcaaatttgtgattattGATATTGCACTATATGATTAGAATTGACTTGACTGCCCCTGAATGGCTCAATCTGGCACTTTTACACGATGGACTCAGGGGCTCATGTTAATCAATGTCCATTGTCCCTTcttgaatgaaataaacacaaataatagTGTGAGAATGTTGAACATCTGATTACAAAACCATGGATGTTAATGTGCCGCTCTTACAGCCTCCATACTATTTTGGGACCTCGCTTCAAGGATTTGCTCCAATGCTCTGagcaggtaaataaaaaaaaaaggagtattTATTTACGGACCCGTGCATGTTGGAACATGTTGGATAAGGGAAAGGACATTCACCACATTGTTGCAGCAAACATTATATGTTGTATCTGTTAGATTTCCTTTCAAAAACAGCTCCAGAACAAAAGTATACAAAAGTGTAAAAGGCAGTCCTTGGgccattttttgttgttgttattaataCATGCATTAAATTGTCTGAAATCACAGTTTGGTTGATCATTATTCACAAATATCCAGCTGCAAGCTGAGCAAAGAGAATTCAGAACCACAGTCAGCGACACATAGGCTCACTGCATTGAGCACATGTGACCACTAGAGGATGGTACAGCTTTGTGTGAGTGGACGTTCCAGTCTGAAACCTCAAACTGCAGCATATCACATTGCTCCAAAACATAttctatatataactatatgtGAGAagaattcaatatttttttttttgtttgtaaaaacaaaacaggtctTCATCTGTGGAGTTTCAATCTTTCTCTAAATTATAGTAGACAGACTTTAAAATCTTTGGTCTGGCTAATACAATTATTGTAATATAATCAACTGATTTGTGACATAATTTCAAGTTACAAAGACtattatttaatgaaaacaacaaaaacaaaaaaacagaattcatGAAGCACCAATAATCGAAAGTTCGCACTGTGGGAAACAAATATACAACTTTGTCACCACGAGACATGCaaataacaaagaaatcaaagaaagaaatgaacaaaaagaagTTGAGGTAAATTCTGtaattgttttaagaaaatctTTATTTGGCTGTTGCATGTTAACTTTGGTGCACAGTGATAAAAAGTCACATGACTACAGTATCTATTATCCATTCAGGTCATCTGATGGCTGATCTGAGTGCAGCACCATGTGCATTAAACAGCGGTGGTCACACCGGTTCAGCAGAGGAAGACACGGGATATGATCCACAGTTGAACTTTACATGATATAGAATTATGATCAGAAATAAATTGCATAGATGTGATAAACAATATTCTGTCAGACATCAGGATAAgttaaagtcattaataaaaaaaaaatatccttcagTTTGCAAAACTCTCTTAGCACAATGTCAACCTACTGTATGAGTGATATTCACCACTTCTACCATTAAGGCCACTTTacattgcatttttaaattgtatcaTTGGGACATTATAAATGTGTAACCAGATATGTTGAGCTGTATTTATATgaacaaataatttacatttaatcaGCAGTTGTAACCATTTCAATGGCTTTTATCATTGGTTAGTACATTGTTCAAAACTAGATTTTCTTCCAATAATGTCTCATTTTAAGTGCCACTATTTCATTTTAAGTGAGCTTTTATTGTGTTCAGATcttagtgatttttttttttttaaatcatctgtgTATAAAATTACTCTAAATTCACTCTATGCAACACTTATTTTGAAGAATAAAACCCTTGTAGAAATGACGTGATTAGTGTGTTTTGGCTTCAGAGTGGAGCTGAAGAACAGTTTAAGTAGGAGCTCAGCTCAACTGTGTTCTTAGCTCTGCTGTCAACAACTTGGTTGCTAACACTTTGGtggaaacattttaatatttccttCCTCCCATGACGAGAGTCTCTGTAGAACAATAAAGTCTTGACGTTGCATGTCCCTGGACACACATCCAGCTAATGTACTCTTATGCACATGCACATCTTCAGTTTGTGGCAGTGAAAGTGGAGAAGACCATGTGGTTTCAAGACAGGATTATTGAATGAGGTAGTGAATGCATTCAATATGTTTGTTATTCATTGAGTGTAAAAACAGGAATATTTTGgttagaaaacattaaatataaagaaaaccatGTTTGTTCACAGTAAATCTCTACAGGGTAGAGCTGTAATTTGATTGAAcatgctctgaaaaaaaaagaaaaacaaacgttTTCTGTCATCATAATCAAAATGTTACAACAACAAATGTTTCAAGGCTACTTAACCTGTGATTCGTGTTGGATAGACACAGATTATATTAGCAGCATGGTTGCACCTTGGAAATCACACACATTTGGCTAAACTTTAAAGTGATCAAGTCGTAAGAAATAAACTGAAGACACCTTGATGAGCGTGTGCAACTTTGTGGTCGCCACCaaagtgacatcactgttggcgAATCAACGGGAAGCCCTCAGTTTTTGGCCGTTACATGACGAGAGCTCATGTAACCGATAAGCAAAAGGGGGGGGCTGTTACTTGGAAGCGGCCTGCTCCTCCATGCCGGCCTGAGTCATGAGCTCAGACACGTTCTTCTCAAGGTCATCGATGCGGGTTCCCATCTCATCGAGTGTGGAAGTGAAGGAAAAACCTGACAGGAACTGTTCAACCACACAATACAATTTACACATCATTTTAACAGAAGCACAAGGTGCAAATCATAAAATGAATCATGGTGTTATTAATAACAACTGCACTCTTTCTGATTAAGTCAAAACTAAATTTCATTGCATTTGACGAATGTAAAGCTAACatacaataacaaaatatacagAATGAAGTTTCCCTGAAATTCATATGAACTAGGTTGAGATTTTGTGATGTATTTGATAGTCAACTCCTGTTAAACTAAGTTTTAACGTCCCCCAGTAGCCatgcatgttatttttattttgctctcagGTGTGTTTTAGCCAAAGCTAATGAATGAAGGCTGATATACATGAGGACGTTTTTAAATAGAGAGCATTTTGAATTGTCATTTATTGaagatgtttttaataattatagAATTTTAAGGTAGTTTAAAATTCTCATTCTGTAACGTAGGCGACTATGACACCCCCACCCCCTGCGGACTCCTCAGTGAAACGAATCAATCATCCTCATGTTTTATTAACGAGCACCAGCTAGTGAGCTTTGCAGTGCAGTGCAGATCAGATTATGTGTTGAACCCCCATGATATGAAACATTACATCTCCTCTTTTATctaatttatcttatttttcattcacaaacctaactttaaaataatgaggcaatcattcatttaaaaaataaaataaaatctaaattgaGCAGATACCGCATcagacataaaacatttacacagacaataaaatattaatcataataattatttgaGCAgattatatcataaaaaaacatacagcatACATGAAACAAAGTAAAGTGTTCTTTAAGTTATAGGGTAAgaccatttaaataaatatgaagagCTCTTTGACATAAGGGCTGCTGGGGGACTATCAAATACATCACAAAATATCAACCTAGTTCATATGAATTTCAGGGAAACTTCATTCtgtatattgttattgtatttaAGATTTACATTCGTCAAATGCAATGAAATTATATTTGgatatcattcattttaaagactttatatatagttttattatagCACATGAAGCTGGGTGGgatatttagaaaatgatatATTAGTTCTGATTTAACTAAAAGAAATAGCGCCCCCATCGGTGGTTAGTGTTAAGTGAAGTTAACAAAGTGTTAATAGGaaccattcaaaaaaaaaaaaaaaaaagaaaaaggatatgTTTGGTCTCCAGCTGCTCCGACATTGTCTGAAACCTTCCCTGGACTCCCTGCATCGTTTTCTCCATCTAAAGGGGAAGAGAatgtaaacagaaaacagctgagaaagaatgaatgtaaacagaaaacagctgagaaagaatgaatgtaaacagaaaacagctgagaaagaatgaatgtaaacagaaaacagctgagAAACTTACCACCGCTgtcatgtctgtgtttgacaTGGTTTCTCTACCAGAACTCTTATCTTTCGATGGATTCTCAATCTCGGCCATAATGTTGTTCATCTCCTTAAACTGGGGTTGTGAAAATGattgtaaagaaaacacacactcatcagtTTGTCCTCAGAAACGAGAGCAGTGACTCCCATAACTTTGTgttcttcatttcaaaataaaggtcaaTTGAGGAAAACAGCCACATGAGAGTTAATAAAGACATAGTAGATATAACATTATGAAAATGCATAAGAGTGTTCAATGCTGAAGTAATAAAGAGTTGTGCCTCCCATCAAAAAAtccatatatatacagtaccagtcaaaagtttggacacaccttctccttcaatggtttttcattatttctttatttttgtttctacattgtagattaatattgaagacatccaaactatgaaggaacacatatggaattatgtggtaaacaaacaaatgctcaacaaaccagaatatgttttatattttacattcttcaaagtagttgaatgagaaggtgtgtccaaacttttgactggtactgtacatctatatataatacatgGATTGTCAGACAAGGATCAGATGAGTTGTATGTcgttgtatatttattttctacagtaaatatgtattgtctaaggcttcaaaacagaaagacaaaagtcATTACCAAGCTTACAACTTAGAAGTATGTCATACTGTGACAAATTCCAAAGGAAAATGGGATCTCGATCTATAAAAATCAAATTTTGGTGTAAAGATTTCACATTTCAGTCTGAATCTGTGGTTGGTTACTTTATTACTGGGGTACATTTTGGGTGACATTGTGAATTTGATCTTATTTTATGGCTGGGAAACTTGTCTACAATCCAAACTTGTGAAGTAACCTTCAACAAGACATGGCAGTGATTATATTAAATAGTTTGGGCATGTTTGATCCCCCTCGAGGGACAAACACTTTTATTGTGACGGTACATTTACTTCACTTCCGATCCCATGCTTACTTAGTGTGACCAGCTTGACTTTGGCATCTGTAATGGTATGTGTGCATTGGTGCATGTGGGCAGGGCGTTTTCATTAACTCTTTGTAGACTCATCCTGTCAAGCAGGTCCCTGTGTGTTTGATGTACAGTAGGAACTATTCCCTCTCCACTCACTGAGCTTTGGTTTTTATATAAGAGATAATCCTGGATATGAGTGACACATGCAGGGTGAGACTGTCTGCTGTTACATAACtttcattaaatgttaataaatctGCATAATCTGGATTTTGTGTAAGTGACAGTCCCTCCTGCTGaatatgttaaattaaaatagtgTGACTGGTGTGGTGCGCACAGCAATACGTCAACTAAAATTAAACAGGTTACatttcgtagtaatttgtttctgcactatacttttgctctggtttatgctttaagatgcttgtttaagaaaggagatgcacttatgacttctggtgactagtagttctcttgaatacctatgttgaatacaagtcgctttggataaaagcgtctgctaaatgactgtaatgtaatgtaatgtaatgtaatatttaagaAGATGCGGCTCTACCGACAGGGCAAAACACAGGCAGAGTGAGATTATCCACTCTCCTTTAGTTCCCAAATGGATGTTTCTCctcaatacaatatttatttcctGCAGCAGGGCCGGTTTTACTCAATTTGGGGGCTGGAAAAACACAGCTATGCAAAGGGGCGCACCaaggattttgggccccatgaaaagataTCACATTGGGCCCCAATGTAACCGCATCATCAGAACCCATATTGTACTCTTTTGTAGTCCAACACTTATAGTATGATATTTACTGACAGTGAGCtatgaaaatgtgtgaaacactGTGCAGAGACGCAACATTCTGCACACAGTTAAATTCATAGGCTCTCTGAATGCTTTTACTTTTTGCCAGATGtaagacaagaaaaataaacGGTTAGTATTAATTGTACATtgtaaataaagtattatattattgatgATATAGGttaatacatttctatttaataaATTAGTGTTGCCTTTAGCTAAGGGGATTTCTGGCAGATGCAAACTTCTCCCATGTCTGCTCAAAATCTTTAACCATTTTAgcataaacacattttggtATGATATTAATCTTAATACTGACATTCAGGCGGCtcagagggattttttttttctttccaaacatcatattcataaatataaatgaataaaaacaaaaccacccttaattcattttaaaataaattataattagtACATACTAGTGTGACTGCATGCTATTCAAAAGCAACTTAAactaatttcctttttaaatatttcctcCCCTATTCTgtttattaatttgttaatttaaggattaaaaaaaaaagaaacagatgtgAAACAATGAGAGCATCAAACCACTGAGCTGTTTATGAGagactaaaatgtatttattttgaaatatacaaTAAGGGAGCAATCAGTCTATTGGTTAGTTGCTGTGTTGTGGTGGATGTTGCTGCAATAAATGCCACTTTTACAATAAGACATCAATTTAAGTCTTGAATTATTATGCATGCATCAAACCACTGAGCTGTTTATAAGagactaaaatgtatttattttgaaatatacaatatataatactGACATtctgacattctttttttctttccaaacatcatattcataaacataaatgaataaaaacaaaaccacccttaattcattttaaaataaattagtatTAGTACATACTAGTGTGACTTCATGCTATTCAAAAGCAACTTAAactaatttcctttttaaatatttaaatatatatatttttaattttgataattaatttgttaatttaaggataaaaaaaaacaaaaaacagatgtgaAACAATGAGAGCAACAATGTTTCAAAtctattcatgaaaaaaagacaacatccCTTTACTTGTTGGCTATTGGTCAACTGTAAATTCGCCTTTTGAGTAAGGGGCGATCTGATTGGACGCTTAAAGCAAACTGATCTCTCATTGGCTGAGGACCACGTGGTCTCTTAAAACTGCAAAATCAAAGCTGAACGCATGCTTGGATTCACAACACAAGGACACTTTTGCTTTCAGTATGTCCACGACTGATTTGTCCCGCACGCTGGCCCTGCTCAGGTCTctgtatgtgcacacacagactctgGAGGAGTTTGCAGACAGCATCGTGttcagagaaggacagagagcgGTGCTCACTGAGCAGACAGACACGCACCGCTTCAGGTGCTTCATCAGCAGTGTGCTTGTGTGCTTTGACAAGGAGCTGCAACAAGTGCCAAGCTGCAACCAGGTATCAGTCCCCTGCTTCTGCAGTGATCtacaaagaaaatgcattttattttgaaatgcacaATCAGGGAGCAATCAGTATATGGGTTAGTTGCTGTGTTGTGGTGGATGTTGCTGCAATAAATGCCACTTTTACAATAAGACATTAATTTAAGTCTTGAATTATTATGCATGCATCAAACCACTGAGCTGTTTATAAGagactaaaatgtattttattttgaaatatacaaTAAGGGAGCAATCATAAGGGAGCAATCAGTATATGGGTTATATTGCTGTGTTGTGGTGGATGTTGCTGCAATAAATGCCAAATTTACAATAAGATTAAAGTCTTGAATTATTATGCATGCATCAAACCACTGAGCTGTCAGGTTTATAAGagactaaaatgtatttattttgaaatatacaaTAAGGGAGCAATCAGTCTATTGGTTAGTTGCTGTGTTGTGGTGGATGCTCATGTGGTCTGCTCCCAGcagtgcaataatagttaaaaaagttaaaaatagttgaaatagttgttgttttttttctctgtctgtaaatataacatttcagttattgttgttttttctactgtttttttattttattgcttatttataatacttgttttattttatttttatttttcattttttattttttagcttgtcttcttctactatgtctcttgtgtgcactttactctacgctgttgtaagcctgcaaatttccccgctgcgggactaataaaggattatcttatcttatcttatcttatcttattttatgttgctGCAATAAATGCCACTTTTACAATAAGACATCAATT is a genomic window containing:
- the LOC129097550 gene encoding heat shock factor-binding protein 1-like, which encodes MNNIMAEIENPSKDKSSGRETMSNTDMTAVMEKTMQGVQGRFQTMSEQLETKLDEMGTRIDDLEKNVSELMTQAGMEEQAASK